The following proteins are encoded in a genomic region of Cricetulus griseus strain 17A/GY chromosome 7, alternate assembly CriGri-PICRH-1.0, whole genome shotgun sequence:
- the Ddx52 gene encoding probable ATP-dependent RNA helicase DDX52, with protein MDAYDLFRRLGAGAKFDVKRFSADAARFQVGKRKCNPDSSEVLQGLDFFGNKKSVSDECGALQTHQELQKEEKTEGGLLEGSKEPKKKKRKKMISEITAQEDFDGTIQWTSSVEAKIQEEKKGKGEKKLTSGKLEHLRKEKVNFFRNKHKIHVQGTDLPDPIATFQQLDQEYKISSRLLQNILDAGFQVPTPIQMQAIPVMLHGRELLASAPTGSGKTLAFSIPILMQLKQPANKGFRALVISPTRELASQIHRELIKISEGTGFRIHMIHKAAIAAKRFGPKSSKKFDILVTTPNRLIYLLKQDPPGIDLTSVEWLVVDESDKLFEDGKTGFRDQLASIFLACTSHKVKRAMFSATFAYDVEQWCKLNLDNVVTVSIGARNSAVETVEQELLFVGSETGKLLAMRELVKKGFNPPVLVFVQSIERAKELFHELIYEGINVDVIHAERTQQQRDNTVHSFRAGKIWVLICTALLARGIDFKGVNLVINYDFPTSSVEYIHRIGRTGRAGNRGKAVTFFTEDDKPLLRSVANVIQQAGCPVPEYIKGFQKLLSKQKKKMIKKPLERESISTTPKYFLEQAKQRKVAGQNSKKKETLEEKS; from the exons ATGGATGCCTATGATCTGTTTCGCCGGCTCGGAGCCGGCGCCAAGTTCGACGTGAAGCGGTTCTCGGCCGACGCTGCTCGATTCCAG GTAGGAAAAAGGAAATGCAATCCTGATTCTTCGGAGGTGCTGCAAGGGCTAGACTTCTTCGGAAACAAGAAGTCTGTCTCAGATGAGTGTGGAGCATTACAAACACACCAGGAGCTCCaaaaggaggagaaaacagaAGGGGGCCTGTTGGAAGGGAGTAAGGAgcccaagaagaaaaaaagaaagaagatgattTCAG AAATTACTGCTCAAGAAGACTTTGATGGTACTATACAGTGGACATCCTCTGTGGAAGCAAAGattcaagaagagaaaaaaggcaaaggagagaagaaactaACTTCAGGAAAGTTGGaacatctcagaaaagaaaag GTCAACTTCTTTCGAAACAAACACAAGATTCATGTCCAAGGAACTGATCTTCCTGACCCAATTGCTACATTTCAGCAACTTGACCAAGAATATAAAATCAGTTCTCGATTGCTGCAGAACATTCTAGATGCAGGCTTCCAAGTGCCCACGCCAATTCAGATGCAAGCCATTCCAGTCATGCTGCAT GGACGGGAACTTCTGGCTTCTGCTCCTACTGGATCTGGGAAGACTTTGGCTTTTAGCATTCCCATTTTAATGCAGCTGAAACAACCTGCAAATAAAGGCTTTCGAGCCCTGGTTATATCCCCAACTCGAGAACTTGCCAGCCAG attcacagagaattaattaaaatatctgaGGGTACGGGATTCAGGATACATATGATCCACAAAGCTGCAATAGCAGCTAAGAGATTCGGGCCTAAATCATCCAAGAAGTTTG ATATTCTTGTGACTACTCCAAATCGACTGATCTACTTGTTAAAGCAGGATCCACCAGGGATAGACCTGACAAG TGTTGAATGGCTGGTAGTTGATGAGTCAGACAAACTGTTTGAAGATGGTAAAACTGGGTTTAGAGACCAGCTGGCTTCCATTTTCCTGGCCTGCACATCCCACAAGGTCAAAAGAGCAATGTTCAGCGCAACTTTTGCATATGATGTTGAGCAGTGGTGCAAGCTAAACCTGGACAATGTCGTTACTGTTTCCATTGGAGCAAG gaattcTGCAGTCGAGACTGTTGAACAAGAACTGCTCTTTGTCGGTTCTGAGACTGGAAAACTTCTGGCCATGAGAGAACTTGTTAAAAAG GGTTTCAATCCacctgttcttgtttttgttcagTCCATTGAAAGAGCTAAAGAACTTTTTCATGAGCTCATATATGAAGGTATTAATGTGGACGTCATTCATGCAGAAAGAACACAGCAGCAG CGAGATAACACTGTCCACAGCTTCAGAGCAGGTAAAATCTGGGTTCTTATTTGTACAGCCTTGCTCGCAAGAGGGATTGACTTTAAAGGTGTAAACCTGGTCATCAATTACGATTTTCCAACCAGCTCAGTGGAATACATCCATAGGATAG GTCGAACTGGAAGAGCAGGGAATAGGGGGAAGGCTGTTACATTTTTCACTGAAGATGATAAGCCGTTATTAAGAAG TGTTGCCAATGTTATCCAGCAGGCTGGTTGTCCTGTGCCTGAATACATAAAAGGTTTCCAGAAACTATTAAG caaacaaaagaaaaagatgattaAGAAACCATTGGAAAGGGAGAGCATTAGTACAACTCCAAAATATTTCTTAGAGCAAGCTAAACa GAGAAAGGTTGCTGGCCAGAAcagcaagaagaaagaaactcttgaagagaaaagttaa